One genomic segment of Impatiens glandulifera chromosome 6, dImpGla2.1, whole genome shotgun sequence includes these proteins:
- the LOC124941411 gene encoding peptidyl-prolyl cis-trans isomerase FKBP42 — MEKDQEQENQSSVQDDDNEIIAEASSVVHGELSQDGNEIPKVDSAVEVLHEKVTKQIIKEGHGDKPTKYSTCFFHYKAWTESTQHKFEDTWQEQRPIEMVLGKEKEVMTGLAIGVTSMKAGERALLHVGWEFAYGKEGSFSFPNVPPMADVIYDVQLIGFDEVKEGKARSDMTVEERIGAADRRRMDGNALFKEDKLEEAMLQYEMAIAYMGDDFMFQLFGKYRDMALAVKNPCHLNTAACLIKLKRYEEAIAQCSIVLVEDENNTKALFRRGKAKAELGQTDAARQDLLKARKFAPEDKAITRELRLLDEHDKAVYRKQKELYKGLFGPRPEPKQPQKTSWIILIWQWLISLFYRLFRREHHKSD, encoded by the exons ATGGAGAAAGATCAGGAGCAGGAAAATCAGTCATCTG TTCAAGATGATGATAATGAAATCATTGCTGAAGCTTCTTCAGTTGTTCATGGAGAGCTTTCTCAGGATGGTAATGAAATTCCAAAGGTTGATTCTGCAGTCGAAGTTCTTCATGAGAAAGTCACCAAACAAATTATCAAGGAGGGTCATGGTGATAAACCAACAAAGTATTCAACATGCTTCT TTCACTATAAAGCATGGACTGAGAGCACCCAACATAAGTTTGAAGACACATGGCAAGAACAGAGACCAATTGAGATGGTCTTAGGAAAAG AGAAGGAAGTTATGACAGGACTGGCTATTGGTGTCACCAGTATGAAGGCTGGTGAAAGAGCCTTATTACATGTAGGTTGGGAATTTGCTTATGGGAAAGAAGGCAGTTTCTCTTTTCCCAATGTTCCTCCTATGGCGGATGTTATATATGATGTTCAGCTGATTGGTTTTGATGAGGTTAAAGAA GGAAAAGCTCGAAGTGACATGACAGTGGAGGAAAGAATTGGAGCTGCGGATCGGAGGAGGATGGATGGAAATGCTTTGTTCAAAGAGGATAAGCTTGAGGAGGCTATGCTACAATatgaaatg GCTATAGCCTATATGGGAGATGATTTCATGTTCCAGTTGTTTGGTAAATACCGTGACATGGCGTTGGCGGTTAAGAATCCTTGTCATCTTAACACGGCTGCTTGTCTCATAAAGCTCAAGCGCTATGAAGAAGCAATTGCACAATGCAGCATC GTATTGGTAGAAGATGAGAACAACACAAAAGCTCTATTTAGACGAGGAAAAGCAAAAGCTGAGCTTGGCCAAACGGATGCTGCTCGTCAAGACCTTCTGAAAGCACGGAAATTTGCACCAGAGGATAAAGCAATCACGAGAGAGCTGCGATTGCTCGACGAACATGATAAGGCTGTTTATAGGAAACAGAAGGAGCTTTACAAAGGATTATTTGGACCAAGACCTGAACCCAAACAACCTCAAAAGACTAGCTGGATTATCTTAATTTGGCAATGGCTGATATCTCTCTTCTATCGCCTTTTCAGGCGCGAACATCACAAATCGGACTAG